The following are encoded together in the Veillonellales bacterium genome:
- a CDS encoding LuxR C-terminal-related transcriptional regulator, with the protein MVNDAKILYTRKRLSKVLPKIWKYPLTLVKAPVCYGKTTAIAEYSQKCKANVLWQTVYDSSVTSFWNGFSRLFENLDPICAKCLSQLGVSDKTVFIEQAVELLGSVTFPQKTLLVLDDYNLLLSDVIDRFFERLAKAEISGLHIVIVSRRVFGKNTTELSIKGYCLVLDKSYFELTYREVVEYCRMCGVRLNAKEAALLHSYTEGWITAVYLCILGYRRYGRIDRYFASLDELIDMVVYQPCSAEMKEFLIMISIFTDFSLPQAEYMWRKGNAAHLLVRLTAENAFITFDYDSRTYCMHNILTGFLRQLFDRQDLDRRRACWRRAGEWYSHIGDYSRAMDCFYQGADFDQLLIAFEAARGTAFAGQMKEARNKYFQECPAEIKKRHPLAAVIYAYSLFLTKELELLTRQLEELAGFIKGMPGIDDQAGVNLRGEFEALKGVTAYNDINAMTEHFKAAGELLHGPSIFLDPQTSWTFGSPSVLYLYYRESGQLETLVKTVTEEIPNYYYITSGHGSGAEYVMAAERYYYIGDFDNAEIVAHKALHIAQSKEQISIILCAKFVMIRLALVRGEFAAVRDSLRRMREEIKKQPSYMHIYIYTLDMCESFIFSCLKQADKIPAWIYRGDMPDIIYAPIHAFLNILWGKALLISSQYHKLTGVADQMLDSAAVYPNLLAKVYIYIFAAGAREKLGRRQEARAMLQEALNIAVPDHVVMPFVENSEYIADLLIDLTTTGHYRDFIGRVCSMFPAIAAKWQAVSTGLDSAGGERLLTEREKVIVELVAEGMSNEAIGETLRIAKDTVKKALHNIFIKLGVNNRTELTKVFFEQKIK; encoded by the coding sequence ATGGTTAATGATGCTAAAATATTATACACACGTAAGCGTCTTAGCAAAGTATTACCTAAAATATGGAAATATCCACTGACGTTAGTGAAAGCGCCGGTATGCTATGGTAAAACAACTGCCATTGCGGAGTACTCGCAAAAATGTAAAGCTAACGTGCTTTGGCAAACAGTGTATGACTCTTCCGTGACCAGTTTTTGGAATGGCTTCAGCCGTTTGTTTGAGAACCTCGACCCAATATGCGCCAAATGTCTTAGTCAGCTTGGTGTTTCAGATAAGACCGTATTCATCGAACAGGCAGTTGAACTGCTTGGCAGCGTTACGTTTCCGCAGAAAACGCTCCTTGTGCTTGATGACTATAATTTGCTGCTTTCTGATGTTATCGACCGATTTTTCGAGCGGCTGGCAAAAGCGGAAATCTCGGGACTGCATATTGTGATTGTATCCCGGCGTGTTTTCGGCAAAAATACGACTGAATTGTCGATCAAGGGTTATTGCTTGGTTCTCGATAAAAGCTATTTTGAGCTTACATACAGGGAGGTTGTTGAGTATTGCCGAATGTGCGGCGTCAGGCTGAATGCCAAAGAAGCCGCTTTGCTTCATTCGTATACCGAAGGCTGGATTACCGCCGTCTATCTCTGTATTCTCGGTTATCGGCGGTATGGGCGGATCGATCGGTATTTTGCCAGCCTGGACGAATTGATCGACATGGTGGTTTATCAGCCTTGTTCGGCGGAAATGAAAGAATTTCTGATCATGATAAGTATTTTCACCGACTTTTCACTGCCGCAGGCTGAGTACATGTGGCGAAAGGGAAATGCGGCGCACTTATTGGTGCGGCTTACAGCCGAAAACGCTTTTATTACTTTTGATTATGATAGCCGTACATACTGCATGCATAATATTCTGACGGGTTTTCTGCGGCAGCTCTTTGACCGGCAGGATTTAGACAGGCGCCGCGCTTGCTGGAGGAGGGCGGGCGAATGGTATTCGCACATTGGCGATTACAGCCGCGCCATGGATTGTTTTTACCAAGGTGCCGATTTTGATCAACTGCTGATTGCGTTTGAAGCTGCCAGGGGTACAGCGTTTGCCGGACAAATGAAAGAAGCGCGGAACAAATATTTTCAGGAATGTCCGGCTGAGATAAAAAAAAGGCATCCGCTGGCTGCTGTTATATATGCGTATAGCTTGTTTCTTACCAAAGAGCTGGAATTGTTGACCCGGCAGCTGGAGGAATTGGCGGGCTTTATCAAAGGAATGCCCGGGATAGACGATCAGGCCGGGGTGAACCTTAGGGGCGAATTTGAGGCTTTGAAGGGCGTTACTGCGTATAATGACATTAACGCTATGACCGAGCATTTTAAAGCGGCCGGGGAACTGCTGCACGGACCGTCTATATTTCTTGATCCGCAAACTTCGTGGACCTTTGGCTCGCCCTCAGTGTTATACTTGTATTACCGTGAGAGCGGGCAACTGGAGACGTTAGTCAAGACTGTCACAGAAGAAATTCCCAATTATTACTATATTACCAGCGGCCACGGTTCGGGGGCAGAATATGTCATGGCGGCTGAGCGGTATTATTATATTGGTGATTTTGACAACGCGGAAATTGTTGCTCATAAAGCTTTACATATTGCTCAATCTAAAGAACAAATTTCAATCATTTTGTGCGCAAAGTTTGTTATGATACGGCTGGCGCTTGTCAGAGGAGAATTTGCCGCTGTGCGGGACAGTTTGCGGCGGATGCGGGAAGAAATAAAGAAACAGCCGTCCTATATGCATATTTATATTTACACTCTGGATATGTGTGAAAGCTTTATTTTCTCCTGCTTGAAACAGGCAGATAAAATTCCCGCCTGGATTTATCGGGGCGATATGCCGGATATCATTTATGCGCCTATTCATGCATTTTTAAATATTCTCTGGGGGAAAGCGCTGTTAATTAGCAGCCAATATCATAAATTAACCGGTGTTGCCGATCAAATGCTCGATTCAGCCGCCGTTTACCCCAATTTGCTGGCGAAGGTATATATCTATATCTTCGCTGCCGGTGCCCGGGAGAAACTTGGGCGCCGCCAGGAGGCACGGGCTATGCTGCAGGAAGCGCTGAATATTGCGGTTCCTGATCATGTTGTTATGCCGTTTGTGGAAAATAGCGAGTATATTGCTGATTTGCTGATCGATTTGACGACAACCGGTCATTATCGGGATTTTATTGGCAGGGTCTGCAGCATGTTTCCGGCAATAGCCGCCAAATGGCAGGCGGTTTCGACCGGGTTGGACAGTGCTGGCGGAGAGCGGCTGCTTACTGAACGGGAAAAGGTAATTGTAGAACTTGTTGCGGAAGGAATGTCCAATGAGGCTATTGGAGAAACTTTGCGGATAGCTAAGGACACTGTAAAGAAAGCGCTGCACAATATTTTTATAAAATTAGGTGTTAACAATCGAACGGAACTGACAAAAGTGTTTTTTGAGCAAAAAATTAAATGA